The nucleotide sequence GCGATGTTTTCCGCATCGCGAATGGTTGGTTTCTTTCAAGCGGCCGCGTCCGAGACGCCGCGCCGTGTCAATGTAGACGGCCCTCCGCGTCGCGGTGAAGCACGCGACGGACCTTACCCTCGTCGCGCGGCAGTTCACCCAAGGGCAGCACGTCCACGTCGAGCAGAACGCCGATCGCATTGCGCAAATGCCGTTCGACGAATGCCTCCGTCACCTTTGAATCCGCCTCCACGACCACCTTCACATGCGAATACCCTTCCGTGTCGTCCACGACGATCCGGTAGTTCGCGCCGACGCCGGGGATTTCCATGAGCGCCTGCTCGACCTGCCACGGCGAGAAGGTGACGCCCCTGAAATTCAGCATGTCGTCCGTGCGTCCGGTAATCGGCGCGATGCGGACGTGCGTCCGCCCGCAGGCGCACCGGTCGCGCGAAACGATCCGCGTAAGGTCGCCGGTCCGGTACCGAACCGCCGGCAGCGCCTCGCGCGTCAGCGCGGTTACGATGAGTTCGCCGAGGCTGCCGTCCGGAACCGGTTCCCCGGTTGCCGGATCCACTATCTCGATGAGGTGGTGATCTTCCCAGATGTGCAGGCCGTCGTGCGCGGGACATTCCATCCCCATGCCGACGCCGCCGGTCTCCGTGATGCCGTAGATGTCGAACACCTCGACGCCCAGCCCTTCCGCCAACTTGTCCTTCATTGAGTCCGAAAAGACCTCGCCGCCGAAAATGCCGATTTCAAGATCCGGAAGGGTCTCGCCGAGTTCGTCGAGCACTTCCATCAACCGAATGCCATACGACACCACGCCGGTGATAATCCGCGATCCAAAATCCCGCGCAAGCCGGATTTGACGCTGGGTGTTGCCGGAACCGGTCGGCAACACGAACAGTCCCAAGGCTTCCGCCCCGCGGTAAAAGCCGAAACCACCGTTGAACAGTCCGAACGAAGGCGTGATCTGGATGACGTCGGCATCCTGCGCCCCCGCCATCCGGAGACAGCGCGCCATGCACTCCGCCCACAGGTCGAGATCGTGCTGGGTATACGGCATAACGACCGGTGTGCCCGTGGCCCCGGAGGACATGTGCATTTCGAGAATCTCGCGCTTCGGCACGCACGACAAACCCAGCGGATACGTGTTGCGCAAGTCCGTCTTGTCCATGGTCGGAATCCGACGCAGATCGTCCAATCCGCGAATGTCTTCCGGCGCAATGCCGGCATTGCGGTATCGTTCCCGCTGCGTCGTGTTCTTGTCGTAAACATGGCGGAAAACGGCCGCCAGACGTTCGGACTGCAGTCTGTGCAACTCGTCCTGCGACAGCGTCTCTTTCCCTTCATCATAAAAGACGCTCTTTGTGCCCATGGCCTTCATCCTCCAGACTGCGACAAATACGGGCGCGCATCCCCGGACCTTTCCCGGGAACAGCGCGCCCATGCCGCCAATACGCAAAAAGGATACGGATTCCCGCGCCCCGATTCCAGCCGCCGCCAAGCGGGATTGCATTGACAAGGGTTGCGCGAGGTGATATGCTGATCCGTCAAGAGTTTACCCGGGGGCGCGGGATGCGTCCGCGTGGAGGACCGGCATGTATGAAGCGTTTTACGGGCTGTCTGAACGCCCCTTCAATCTGACGCCCGATCCCCGTTATCTTTTTCTGAGCGAAAAGCACAAGGAAGCCTTCGCACACCTGATGTTCGGCATCCGAAACCGGACGGGGTTCGTGATGGTAACGGGTGAAATCGGGACGGGCAAGACGACGATTTGCCGAAGCCTGCTGAACCAGCTCGACGCGGACACGGAAGTGGCGTTCATCTTCAATCCTTACCTTTCGCCGGACGAATTGCTGCGCAAGATCAACGAGGATTTCGGCATCGAGAGCCGGGCCGGATCGATCAAGGAACTCGTGGACGAACTGAACGGGTATCTGCTGGATCGGGCCGCGCACGGCAAGAATTGCGTGTTGGTGATTGACGAATCGCAAGATTTAAAGCCCGGCGTGCTTGAACAGATCCGGTTGCTGTCGAACCTGGAGACGGAATCGCAGAAACTCCTGCAAATTGTGTTGATTGGCCAGCCGGAACTCGCGCGAAATCTTCAGTTGGACGAGTTGCGGCAACTCAATCAGCGAATTACGGCGCGTTATCATTTGAAACCATTGAACCGGGAAGAAACGATTCAATATATCGCCTACCGCCTTCATGTGGCGGGCGGACGCAAAAAAGTCCATTTCACCAAGGGGGCCTTGCGAACGATCTTCCGGCTGAGCGGGGGCACCCCGCGGGTCATCAACGCCATTTGCGATCGGGCCCTGTTGATAGGGTACACACGGGAGATCCGCGAAATTCCGGCTTCGGTGGTGCGGCGCGCATCGAGGGAAATCCGCGGCGAAACGATTCGCGCCAAGGGCGCCTTGCTTTCCGCCGCGAAACGGTTCCTGCCGAATCCGGCATGGATTGGGACCACCGCGGCCATTCTGGTGTTGATCGCGGCATTCGTGCCGGTTTGGCGCTGGTTGCAAGCCTCGCCCGTTTCTGAACCCATCAAGCAGGCCAGCGCCACGGTTCAGGAAAACAAACCGATCGTTTCCGATCGGATAGCCATCGAACCGATGGCCCCGCCGGCGCCTGTCGAGGCTGTGCCCGTGGTTGCCCCTGTGTCTGTCGCGCCTGCCGAGCCGCCCCCGCAACCGCCGATCGAAAAGCCGGAAACGGCCCCGATGCCCGTGGAGGCGTTTGAAAAACTCGACCCGGCGCAGAGCCGTGGCAAGGCGGTGTCGGCGATCATGCGGGCGTGGAACATGGCGGTCGTGGGCGATCAGCCGAAGGACGGTTCGGACGCCTCGATAACGGGCTTCGCGCGGGCCAACGGTTTGGCCTGCGAGATGCTTGCGCTGTCCGTCGAAGAACTTGTCGCCATCGGCTTGCCTGCGTTGGCGCAAGTCAAAACCGCCCAGGGACCGGCGTGGATCGCGCTCATGCGCGCCGACGACGGGTTGTTGCATATAACGACCGGCGAGGAGCCGGCTGTCGTGACAAAGGACGTTTTTGCCTCCGTTTTCGCGGGCAAGGCCGCCGTTTACTGGCGCGATCCCGAACCGGCGGCGCGGGTATTGAAGCGGGACATGGAAGGCCCGGATGTGGAGCGGCTTCAAGAGGCGCTGCGGGCCTTGGGCCGTTTGCCCGAAGCGGCCAAGGGCCGTTACGACGAGCGCACCGCGCGCGCCGTGGCCAAACTGCAGGCCGAGGCCGGGCTGATGATTGACGGCATGGCGGGCAGGCAGGTCCGCATGATTCTTTCGAGCCTGCTGCCGGATTCGCCCACGCCGTCGCTCGACGAAAAGAAGGCGTCTGTAAAACGGGAAGCTCGACAATCGCGCAAACCCGAACCGGCGGCCTCCATGCCGGAATCCGTTGCGCAGACCGGGCCGCAACCGGCCGTTCCGGCGCCGGACGCCGCGCCGTTGCCGGAAATCGTTCAGCCGCCGCCCGAGGTGGCCGTTGCCGCACCGCCCGCGCCCGATTCGGTCGCGCAGGTTGCCGCCGAGGATTTGGACCCTCCGCCCAGAGACGACCGCCTGGGACCGCCGAAAGTTGAAGCGTCCAAGGAAGTCACGCCGCCCGTAACCGCGAGCCCCCCGCTGGTTCCCCGCAGTCCCCGGGAAGACGAAGCGTCCAAGAGCGAATCGCAATCATGAGTTCGATTCTGGATGCGCTCAAGAAGGTGGAACAGGAAAAGGCCGACGCCAATCGTTCGGACGATGCCGGTTTTCGCCATGAAACCGCCGAACAGGATTTGCTCGGCGGCCGGCCCGTGCCTTCCGGCCTGTCGTTGCGCATCACGCCCGCGCTGGCGGTCGCCGGCGCAATCGTGCTGACGGCGCTTGTGGTCGGAATATCCGTGACCTTATCCGTCCTTCTTGCAAGACCAATCCCGGCGCCGGTGGTTTTGCCGTCTCCGGTATTGCAGCCGGTATCGCAGCCGCAACCGGTTGCATCGGTTCCAACCGCGCCGCCCGCCGCCGAACCGGTTCCACAACCGACGCATCAACCGTCTTTATCCGTACCGGTTCCGCCGTCCGTCGTTGCCGAACCGGTTGCCATGCCGCCGGTCACTCCGCCCACGCCGCCGGAGCCGGCCCCAGTGGCCGCGGCATCCGTTGTGAAACCGGAAAAACCGGAACCGCCAAAGAAACCCACCGCGAAAAACACGGCGCCGCCGAAGCCCGGTCCAATGCCCATCGATCCGATTCCCGCCGGGGATGTTGCTGCCGCAATCGCACAGGAATCGTCATCGCCCGCAAAAACCGCACCCCGGCGCGATCCGATTCCGGTGGATCTGATGACGCTGCCCGTGCTGCGGGAAAGCGACAAGGAACGACTGGGATTGGGCGACATCCGCATCAACATGGTCCGCCCGGCGAATCGCGCCCATCCGTACGCGTCGGCCATCATCAATCTGCAGCCGGTGCATATCGGCGAGCGCATCCCCGACACCAGCGCCGTGTTGATCGGGGTGGACACGCGATCCGTCGCCATCGAGATTGAAAACACGGGCGAACGTTTTCATATTCGCTTCTGAGGCCAACCGGAGACAACAGGGTCATGACGCGCATCGTATCATGGAACGTCAACGGGCTTCGTGCCGCGTTGCGAAACGGATTCCTCGAATGGCTTGCATCGGATCGCCCGGACATTTTGTGCTTGCAGGAAACACGCGCGATGCCGGGGGAAATTGACGCCGGGGTCTTCGAGGCGCTGGGATACCGGCTGTACTGGAATCCCGCCCGGAAGCCCGGCTACAGCGGCACAGCCCTTTTTGCAAAGAAACCACCGGTTTCGGTGACGCCGTTCGGCGTGGAGGAGTTCGACAACGAAGGCCGGATCCAGATGGCCGAGTACAAGGATTTCACGCTGATAAACGCCTATTTCCCGAACAGCCAGCCGGAACGCGCCCGCATTGCGTACAAACTCGCGTTTTGCGAATCGCTGCGCGATCGCTGCGTGGCGCTGCGCAAGGCGGGGCGGCACGTCCTGTTGTGCGGCGACTACAACATCGCGCACACGGAAATCGATCTGGCGCGGCCCAAGGAAAACGTGGACAACCCCGGTTTTCTGCCTGAAGAACGCGCCGCCATGGATGCGTTTCTGGCCGCCGGTCATGTGGACACATTTCGTCATTTCTGCAAGGAACCGGGGCATTACACGTGGTGGTCGTATCGCGGCCGGGCGCGCGAAAAAAACATCGGCTGGCGGCTGGATTATCACTGCGTGGACGCGGACTTCCTGCCGCGTGTCAAGAGTTCCTCGATTCTGAAGGAAATAACCGGCTCGGACCATTGTCCGGTGGCCGTCGAGATTCGATGAGGCGCGCCATGAAATCACAGGTAACGACGAAGCAGGGCGATGCGGGCGAGACCGGCACGCTGGGCGGCGAACGGTATTCCAAGAGCCATCCGATCATGGAGTGTGTGGGTTCTTTGGACGAGTTGCGCGTGCAGACGGCCATGGCGCGGCTTTGCCTGTTACAGGAACACCCGGACGGGGATGGCGCAATCGCCGATTTTCTGTTCTGGCTGCTTCATGTCTATTTCCTGATTGGCAGCGCGTGCAGCGATCCGCACGACCGCCATCCCGAATACCGCAAAGGCCGGGTGTCGCGCGCG is from Candidatus Hydrogenedentota bacterium and encodes:
- a CDS encoding exodeoxyribonuclease III; the protein is MTRIVSWNVNGLRAALRNGFLEWLASDRPDILCLQETRAMPGEIDAGVFEALGYRLYWNPARKPGYSGTALFAKKPPVSVTPFGVEEFDNEGRIQMAEYKDFTLINAYFPNSQPERARIAYKLAFCESLRDRCVALRKAGRHVLLCGDYNIAHTEIDLARPKENVDNPGFLPEERAAMDAFLAAGHVDTFRHFCKEPGHYTWWSYRGRAREKNIGWRLDYHCVDADFLPRVKSSSILKEITGSDHCPVAVEIR
- a CDS encoding AAA family ATPase; this translates as MYEAFYGLSERPFNLTPDPRYLFLSEKHKEAFAHLMFGIRNRTGFVMVTGEIGTGKTTICRSLLNQLDADTEVAFIFNPYLSPDELLRKINEDFGIESRAGSIKELVDELNGYLLDRAAHGKNCVLVIDESQDLKPGVLEQIRLLSNLETESQKLLQIVLIGQPELARNLQLDELRQLNQRITARYHLKPLNREETIQYIAYRLHVAGGRKKVHFTKGALRTIFRLSGGTPRVINAICDRALLIGYTREIREIPASVVRRASREIRGETIRAKGALLSAAKRFLPNPAWIGTTAAILVLIAAFVPVWRWLQASPVSEPIKQASATVQENKPIVSDRIAIEPMAPPAPVEAVPVVAPVSVAPAEPPPQPPIEKPETAPMPVEAFEKLDPAQSRGKAVSAIMRAWNMAVVGDQPKDGSDASITGFARANGLACEMLALSVEELVAIGLPALAQVKTAQGPAWIALMRADDGLLHITTGEEPAVVTKDVFASVFAGKAAVYWRDPEPAARVLKRDMEGPDVERLQEALRALGRLPEAAKGRYDERTARAVAKLQAEAGLMIDGMAGRQVRMILSSLLPDSPTPSLDEKKASVKREARQSRKPEPAASMPESVAQTGPQPAVPAPDAAPLPEIVQPPPEVAVAAPPAPDSVAQVAAEDLDPPPRDDRLGPPKVEASKEVTPPVTASPPLVPRSPREDEASKSESQS
- a CDS encoding phenylacetate--CoA ligase; this translates as MGTKSVFYDEGKETLSQDELHRLQSERLAAVFRHVYDKNTTQRERYRNAGIAPEDIRGLDDLRRIPTMDKTDLRNTYPLGLSCVPKREILEMHMSSGATGTPVVMPYTQHDLDLWAECMARCLRMAGAQDADVIQITPSFGLFNGGFGFYRGAEALGLFVLPTGSGNTQRQIRLARDFGSRIITGVVSYGIRLMEVLDELGETLPDLEIGIFGGEVFSDSMKDKLAEGLGVEVFDIYGITETGGVGMGMECPAHDGLHIWEDHHLIEIVDPATGEPVPDGSLGELIVTALTREALPAVRYRTGDLTRIVSRDRCACGRTHVRIAPITGRTDDMLNFRGVTFSPWQVEQALMEIPGVGANYRIVVDDTEGYSHVKVVVEADSKVTEAFVERHLRNAIGVLLDVDVLPLGELPRDEGKVRRVLHRDAEGRLH
- a CDS encoding ATP:cob(I)alamin adenosyltransferase translates to MKSQVTTKQGDAGETGTLGGERYSKSHPIMECVGSLDELRVQTAMARLCLLQEHPDGDGAIADFLFWLLHVYFLIGSACSDPHDRHPEYRKGRVSRAYLDKIEAFQQRIEEETPLPQAFIVSPGTMLAAQFDRACTLARRLERNLARLKETIPAFDAADILAFVNRLSDTLYMLARHVEKPAHCTVDYRVLNGE